In a single window of the Mauremys reevesii isolate NIE-2019 linkage group 3, ASM1616193v1, whole genome shotgun sequence genome:
- the LOC120401174 gene encoding uncharacterized protein F54H12.2-like produces the protein MAFVHCGSEECAKSELDLFQIAPTQTSIEKSIYIEVPPLSAVTESAPIDFFIAGNGIDYMDLNNTLLYLCCKIVKGDGTELAADAEVGLVNYPVASIFSQLDVTLGDRLVSQSNNCYPYRAFIESVLNYSDDTLATQFSAGLFYKDTAGQHEKTELDGRNLGFVRRAKLTAESRTVELLGHLHSDLFFQEKLLLNGVDVKIKLTRSKDAFCLMGSAAEGFKLRIVSASLFVKKVWVASGVRLGHAEALLASNAKYPVDRVGMKVFSIPAGSRVSNQENLFLGQLPKMLVLGFVDNDAFSGSYTKNPFHFKHYDINFVALYVDGEQVPTKPLQPDFEAGRCVREYMNLVQTAGKHMKDRSLFIDREEFAQGYTLFAFILKRHTTPSKQTKMLH, from the coding sequence ATGGCTTTTGTTCACTGCGGGTCTGAAGAGTGCGCCAAATCCGAACTAGACTTGTTTCAAATAGCCCCTACGCAGACCAGCATCGAAAAAAGCATTTACATTGAGGTGCCACCTCTATCGGCCGTTACGGAGTCTGCCCCCATTGACTTTTTTATAGCAGGGAATGGCATAGATTATATGGATTTAAACAACACGCTGCTTTACCTGTGTTGCAAGATTGTAAAAGGAGACGGAACCGAACTTGCCGCGGACGCCGAAGTGGGCCTGGTGAATTACCCTGTGGCCTCTATTTTCAGCCAGTTGGATGTTACGCTGGGAGACCGCCTTGTAAGCCAAAGCAACAATTGTTATCCTTACAGGGCCTTTATAGAATCAGTGCTCAATTACAGCGATGACACCCTCGCCACGCAATTTTCTGCCGGTCTGTTTTACAAAGACACTGCTGGACAACATGAAAAAACAGAGTTGGATGGAAGGAATCTAGGGTTTGTGAGGCGTGCAAAGCTGACGGCCGAAAGCAGAACGGTAGAGCTGCTGGGCCATCTACACAGTGACctgttttttcaagaaaaacttttGTTAAACGGAGTGGATGTGAAAATTAAACTGACGCGCAGTAAAGACGCTTTCTGTTTAATGGGCAGCGCGGCTGAAGGCTTTAAACTGCGCATTGTATCAGCGTCCCTTTTTGTGAAGAAAGTATGGGTGGCCTCGGGTGTCCGTCTGGGGCACGCGGAGGCCCTGCTTGCCTCTAATGCTAAATACCCCGTGGACCGTGTGGGAATGAAAGTGTTTAGCATCCCTGCGGGCAGCAGGGTCAGTAACCAGGAGAACCTGTTTTTGGGACAGTTACCCAAAATGCTCGTCCTAGGGTTTGTGGATAACGATGCCTTTAGCGGAAGTTACACTAAAAAtccctttcattttaaacattacgATATAAATTTTGTGGCCTTGTATGTGGATGGTGAACAGGTACCGACCAAGCCTCTGCAACCGGACTTCGAGGCAGGACGCTGCGTGAGAgaatacatgaatctggtacagacagctggtaaacacATGAAAGATCGTTCTTTGTTTATTGACCGGGAGGAGTTTGCACAGGGTTACACCttgtttgcatttattttaaaaagacatacAACTCCTTCAAAACAAaccaagatgcttcattaa
- the LOC120401175 gene encoding uncharacterized protein LOC120401175, producing MDSFTTPVRTSDFVLAPRVFDRPRKRRYISDSSEEEGVTLGSPLAQPLLDTPDPDPKTLVRHPEEPDGLSLSNPSDCHLGESPVDKANGKEGAQQLDDAFLEDPEPLDSVASSSEDEPGPPCFCSTPIQIVEEGSEDDGFEEFRRRLGIELSEPVPRRERKKVMRTIVRVAVYAVLKHCLREKLFEDCEGCAIDAPAQRHHDCKAFCP from the exons atggactccttcaccacccccgtcagaacttcggactttgttttagccccgagggtctttgaccgTCCACGGAAAAGACGTTACATCAGCGacagttctgaggaggagggtgtgactttggggagccctttggcccagccgttgTTGGATACGCCGGACCCCGACCCCAAAACCCTCGTGAGACACCCCGAGGAGCCTGATGGTCTCTCTTTGTCCAACCCCTCAGATTGCCACTTGGGAGAGTCACCGGTGGACAAGGCAAACGGAAAAGAaggcgctcag cagctcgacgatgcctttctagaggacccagagcccctggacagcgttgcatcaagcagcgaagatgaaccgggCCCACCATGTTTTTGCTCAACAccaatacaaattgttgaagagggcTCCGAGGATGATGGGTTTGAGGAATttaggaggaggcttggcatagaactatccgagccagtgccacgtcgtgagcgtaaaaaagttATGCGGACTATTGTacgcgttgctgtttatgctgttcttaaacattgccttagggaaaagctttttgaagattgtgagggctgtgcTATAGATGCGCCAGCCCAACgacaccatgactgt AAGGCCTTTTGCCCTTAA